In the Variovorax sp. S12S4 genome, one interval contains:
- the frc gene encoding formyl-CoA transferase: protein MSKALEGVRILDFTHVQSGPTCTQLLAWFGADVIKVERAGEGDATRAQLRDIPGVDSLYFTMLNHNKRSITLDTKKPKGKQVLDSLIKTCDVLVENFAPGALDRMGITWAHIQELNPRMIVASVKGFGPGKYEHCKVYENVAQCAGGAASTTGFEDGPPVVTGAQIGDSGTGLHLALGIVAALYQRNNTGRGQQVLAPMQDAVLNLCRVKMRDQQRLERTGTMHEYPQYPDGKFGDAVPRAGNASGGGQPGSILKCKGWETDPNAYIYFITQGAVWPAVCKVIGEEGWITDEAYATPAARLLHLKPIFARIEQWTMTKTKFEAMDILNQYDIPCGPILSMKEIAADESLRETGTIVEVDHPTRGKYLTVGNPIKMSDSPTEVTRSPLLGEHTEEVLTQLGYTAGDVAALRAEGVI, encoded by the coding sequence ATGAGCAAGGCACTTGAGGGCGTTCGCATTCTCGACTTCACCCATGTCCAGTCTGGCCCCACCTGCACCCAGCTGCTGGCGTGGTTCGGCGCCGACGTGATCAAGGTGGAGCGCGCCGGCGAAGGCGACGCAACGCGCGCACAGCTGCGCGACATTCCCGGTGTGGACAGCCTCTACTTCACGATGCTGAACCACAACAAGCGCTCGATCACGCTGGACACCAAGAAGCCCAAGGGCAAGCAGGTGCTCGACTCGCTGATCAAGACGTGCGACGTGCTGGTGGAAAACTTCGCACCCGGCGCGCTCGACCGCATGGGCATTACCTGGGCCCACATCCAGGAGCTGAACCCGCGCATGATCGTGGCCTCGGTCAAGGGCTTCGGCCCCGGCAAGTACGAGCACTGCAAGGTGTACGAGAACGTGGCGCAGTGCGCGGGCGGCGCGGCGTCGACCACGGGCTTCGAAGACGGACCGCCGGTGGTCACGGGCGCGCAGATCGGCGACAGCGGCACCGGCCTGCACCTGGCGCTGGGCATCGTGGCGGCGCTCTATCAGCGCAACAACACGGGCCGCGGCCAGCAGGTGCTCGCGCCCATGCAGGACGCGGTGCTGAACCTCTGCCGCGTGAAGATGCGCGACCAGCAGCGGCTGGAGCGCACCGGCACCATGCACGAGTACCCGCAGTACCCCGACGGCAAGTTTGGCGACGCGGTGCCGCGCGCGGGCAATGCATCGGGCGGCGGCCAGCCGGGCTCCATTCTCAAGTGCAAGGGCTGGGAAACCGACCCCAACGCGTACATCTACTTCATCACTCAGGGTGCGGTGTGGCCGGCTGTGTGCAAGGTCATCGGCGAAGAAGGCTGGATTACCGACGAGGCCTATGCCACGCCGGCGGCGCGCCTGCTGCACCTGAAGCCGATCTTCGCGCGCATCGAGCAATGGACCATGACCAAGACCAAGTTCGAGGCCATGGACATCCTCAACCAGTACGACATTCCGTGCGGGCCGATTCTTTCGATGAAGGAAATCGCCGCCGACGAGTCGCTGCGCGAGACCGGCACCATCGTCGAGGTGGACCACCCCACCCGCGGCAAGTACCTGACGGTGGGCAACCCGATCAAGATGTCCGACAGCCCGACCGAAGTGACGCGCTCGCCGCTTCTCGGCGAGCACACCGAAGAAGTGCTGACGCAGCTCGGCTATACGGCGGGCGACGTTGCGGCGCTGCGCGCCGAGGGCGTGATCTAA
- a CDS encoding PAS domain-containing protein → MQANVDFKQLVEGAGDAIMVCDAKGAITLWNRAAERIFGFTEAEALGQSLDMIIPQRQRQRHWDGYHKTMETGITKYGADLLRVPALHKDGHTLSIAFTVSMLFSEDREVTGIVAIVRDETARFAEERKLRARLQEAETTIKGDS, encoded by the coding sequence ATGCAAGCGAACGTTGATTTCAAGCAGCTCGTCGAAGGCGCCGGCGACGCGATCATGGTGTGCGATGCGAAAGGAGCGATCACGCTCTGGAACCGCGCCGCCGAGCGGATCTTCGGCTTTACCGAAGCCGAGGCACTGGGCCAGTCGCTCGACATGATCATTCCCCAGCGGCAGCGCCAGCGCCACTGGGACGGTTACCACAAGACCATGGAAACCGGCATCACCAAGTACGGAGCCGACCTGCTGCGCGTCCCCGCGCTGCACAAGGACGGGCACACGCTGTCGATCGCCTTCACGGTGTCGATGCTGTTCTCGGAGGATCGCGAGGTCACGGGCATCGTTGCCATCGTGCGAGACGAAACCGCCCGCTTTGCCGAAGAGCGTAAATTGCGCGCTCGACTGCAAGAAGCAGAGACCACGATCAAAGGAGACAGCTGA
- the frc gene encoding formyl-CoA transferase: MSSNNKPLNGIKIIDFTHVQAGPACTQMLAWFGADVIKVERPGAGDVTRSQLRDIPNVDALYFTMLNSNKRSITLDTKKPEGKAVLEKLIRESDVLVENFGPGALDRMGFTWTRIQELNPKMIVASVKGFSDGHHYEDLKVYENVAQCAGGAASTTGWWKGENSVPTISAAALGDSNTGMHLAIGILTAIIGRQQTGKGQKVACSMQDAVLNLCRVKMRDQQRLDSVGYLEEYPQYPHEMDAFKDKVVPRGGNAGGGGQPGWILKCKGWQTDPNAYIYFTVQGHAWDPICDALGKPEWKTDPDYMTPKARQPHIDQIFATIEDFIKDKTKFEAVDIFRKHDIPCAPVLSMKELLHDESLRKSGSIVEVPHKERGSYWTIGSPIKFSDLKPEVTASPLLGEHTDEVLAELGYTKEQIANLKEAKAV, encoded by the coding sequence ATGAGCAGCAACAACAAACCCCTCAACGGCATCAAGATCATCGACTTCACGCACGTGCAAGCCGGTCCGGCATGCACGCAGATGCTGGCCTGGTTCGGCGCCGACGTGATCAAGGTCGAGCGCCCGGGCGCCGGCGACGTCACGCGCAGCCAGCTGCGTGACATCCCGAATGTCGACGCGCTGTACTTCACCATGCTCAACAGCAACAAGCGCTCGATCACGCTGGACACCAAGAAGCCCGAAGGCAAGGCGGTGCTGGAAAAGCTGATCCGCGAATCCGATGTGCTGGTGGAAAACTTCGGCCCCGGCGCGCTCGACCGCATGGGCTTTACCTGGACGCGCATCCAGGAACTGAACCCCAAGATGATCGTCGCCTCGGTCAAGGGCTTCAGCGACGGCCACCACTACGAAGACCTGAAGGTGTACGAGAACGTGGCGCAGTGCGCCGGCGGCGCCGCCTCCACCACCGGCTGGTGGAAGGGCGAAAACTCGGTGCCCACCATTTCGGCGGCGGCGTTGGGCGACTCCAACACCGGCATGCACCTGGCCATCGGCATCCTGACGGCCATCATCGGCCGCCAGCAAACGGGCAAGGGCCAGAAGGTGGCCTGCTCGATGCAGGACGCCGTGCTCAACCTGTGCCGCGTGAAGATGCGCGACCAGCAGCGCCTGGACAGCGTGGGCTACCTGGAGGAATACCCCCAGTACCCGCACGAGATGGACGCCTTCAAGGACAAGGTGGTGCCGCGCGGCGGCAATGCCGGCGGCGGCGGCCAGCCGGGCTGGATCTTGAAGTGCAAGGGCTGGCAGACCGACCCCAACGCCTACATCTACTTCACGGTGCAGGGCCATGCCTGGGACCCGATCTGCGACGCGCTCGGCAAGCCCGAATGGAAGACCGACCCGGACTACATGACCCCTAAGGCCCGTCAGCCGCACATCGACCAGATCTTCGCAACCATCGAGGACTTCATCAAGGACAAGACCAAGTTCGAGGCTGTGGACATCTTCCGCAAGCACGATATTCCTTGCGCCCCGGTGCTGTCGATGAAGGAACTGCTGCACGACGAGTCGCTGCGCAAGAGCGGCTCCATCGTCGAAGTGCCGCACAAGGAGCGCGGCAGCTACTGGACCATCGGCAGCCCGATCAAGTTCTCGGACCTCAAGCCCGAGGTCACCGCCTCGCCGCTCTTGGGCGAGCACACTGACGAAGTGCTGGCCGAACTGGGCTACACCAAGGAACAGATCGCCAACCTGAAGGAAGCAAAAGCCGTGTAG
- the oxc gene encoding oxalyl-CoA decarboxylase produces MSSVRTDKEASTTLDDALKPKNKAAEGDAVVLALKQPPEEAHDNTIDGFHLVIDALKLNDIDTIFGLPGIPITDLTRMAQAEGLRVISFRHEQHAGNAAAAAGFLTQKPGICLTVSAPGFLNGLTALANATTNCFPMILISGSSEREIVDLQQGDYEEMDQLAIAKPLCKAAFRVLHAEDIGVGIARAIRSAVSGRPGGVYLDLPAKLFAQTMDAEAGRRSLIKVVDPAPRQIPAPDAVQRALDLLKGAKKPLILLGKGAAYAQADADIRALIEKTGIPYLPMSMAKGLLPDTHAQSAAAARSYVLQEADVVMLVGARLNWLLSHGKGKTWGQEKGAKQFIQIDIAPTEIDSNVAIAAPVIGDIGSCVAALLAGVDAKWAKPPAEWTGAIAERKDKNLSKMAVTLAARPSPMNFHSALSVIRDQVKARPDAIVVNEGANTLDFARSIVDMYEPRKRLDVGTWGIMGIGMGFAVAAAVVTDKPVIAIEGDSAFGFSGMEVETICRYNLPICIVVFNNNGVYRGTDVNPSGTPDVAPTVFVKNARYDKLMEAFGGVGVNATTADELQKALAEAVASRRPTLINAVIDETAGTESGRITSLNPATAKKK; encoded by the coding sequence ATGTCTTCAGTAAGAACGGATAAAGAGGCATCCACGACCCTCGACGACGCCCTCAAGCCAAAGAACAAGGCTGCCGAAGGCGACGCGGTCGTGCTCGCACTCAAGCAACCGCCGGAAGAGGCGCACGACAACACGATCGACGGCTTCCACCTGGTCATCGATGCGCTGAAGCTGAACGATATCGACACGATCTTCGGCTTGCCGGGCATCCCGATCACCGACCTGACGCGCATGGCCCAGGCAGAAGGCCTGCGCGTCATCTCGTTCCGCCACGAGCAGCATGCGGGCAATGCCGCGGCGGCTGCGGGCTTTCTCACGCAAAAGCCGGGCATCTGCCTCACGGTGTCCGCGCCGGGCTTCCTGAACGGCCTGACGGCGCTGGCCAACGCCACCACCAATTGCTTCCCGATGATTCTCATCAGCGGCTCGAGCGAGCGCGAGATCGTCGACCTGCAGCAAGGCGACTACGAAGAGATGGACCAGCTGGCCATCGCCAAGCCGCTGTGCAAGGCCGCGTTCCGCGTGCTGCACGCCGAAGACATCGGCGTGGGCATTGCACGGGCCATCCGCTCGGCGGTGTCGGGCCGCCCCGGCGGCGTGTACCTCGACCTGCCGGCCAAGCTGTTTGCGCAGACCATGGACGCCGAGGCCGGTCGCAGGTCGCTCATCAAGGTGGTCGATCCGGCCCCGCGCCAGATTCCGGCGCCCGATGCGGTGCAGCGCGCGCTCGACCTGCTCAAGGGCGCCAAGAAGCCGCTGATCCTGCTCGGCAAGGGTGCCGCCTACGCACAGGCCGATGCCGATATCCGCGCGCTGATCGAGAAGACCGGCATTCCCTACCTGCCGATGTCGATGGCCAAGGGCCTGTTGCCCGACACGCATGCGCAATCGGCCGCGGCGGCGCGCTCCTATGTGCTGCAAGAAGCCGACGTGGTGATGCTGGTGGGCGCGCGCCTCAACTGGCTGCTGTCGCACGGCAAGGGCAAGACCTGGGGCCAGGAGAAGGGCGCCAAGCAGTTCATCCAGATCGACATCGCACCGACCGAGATCGACAGCAACGTGGCCATTGCCGCGCCGGTAATCGGCGACATCGGCTCCTGCGTGGCGGCGCTGCTTGCTGGTGTCGATGCCAAGTGGGCCAAGCCGCCGGCCGAATGGACCGGCGCCATTGCCGAGCGCAAGGACAAGAACCTGTCGAAGATGGCCGTGACGCTGGCCGCGCGGCCCTCGCCGATGAACTTCCACAGCGCGCTGAGCGTGATTCGCGACCAGGTGAAGGCCCGGCCCGACGCCATTGTGGTGAACGAGGGCGCCAACACGCTCGACTTCGCGCGCAGCATCGTCGACATGTACGAGCCGCGCAAGCGCCTGGACGTGGGCACGTGGGGAATCATGGGCATCGGCATGGGCTTTGCCGTGGCGGCCGCGGTGGTCACCGACAAGCCGGTGATTGCCATCGAAGGCGATAGCGCCTTCGGCTTCAGCGGCATGGAGGTGGAAACCATCTGCCGCTACAACCTGCCGATCTGCATCGTCGTGTTCAACAACAACGGTGTCTACCGCGGCACCGACGTCAACCCGAGCGGTACGCCCGACGTGGCGCCCACCGTGTTCGTGAAGAACGCGCGGTACGACAAGCTGATGGAAGCCTTCGGCGGCGTGGGGGTCAACGCCACCACCGCGGACGAACTGCAGAAGGCGCTGGCCGAAGCCGTGGCTTCCCGCCGCCCCACGCTCATCAACGCCGTGATCGACGAGACCGCCGGCACCGAGAGCGGCCGCATCACCAGCCTCAATCCGGCCACGGCCAAGAAGAAGTAA
- a CDS encoding Crp/Fnr family transcriptional regulator codes for MTLLENHPEKNIIRAQLRQNILLKDLSESERAELETHLVIVDGNKGDFLLHQGVREMEQYFILDGILKRVVSNPEGKEMILRFADAHDMETSYAALRLGTPTPYGIVCVTKARVASLPLKEWIAFLNRHPETKELFEYCVMRGMSEIMAHTITLHLLDAPGRVHRFMRKHPELEDRIPSKELASYLNLSAETLSRLRKRGKI; via the coding sequence ATGACTTTGTTGGAAAACCATCCGGAGAAAAACATCATTCGCGCGCAGCTCCGGCAGAACATCCTTCTCAAGGACCTGAGCGAGAGCGAACGCGCCGAGCTGGAAACCCATCTCGTCATCGTGGACGGCAACAAGGGCGACTTTCTGCTGCACCAGGGCGTGCGCGAGATGGAGCAGTACTTCATCCTCGACGGCATCCTCAAGCGGGTGGTGAGCAACCCCGAGGGCAAGGAAATGATCCTGCGCTTTGCCGACGCGCACGACATGGAAACCAGCTACGCGGCCCTGCGGCTGGGCACGCCCACGCCCTACGGCATCGTGTGCGTCACCAAGGCCCGGGTGGCCAGCCTGCCGCTGAAGGAGTGGATCGCGTTCCTGAACCGCCACCCTGAAACGAAAGAGCTGTTCGAGTACTGCGTGATGCGCGGCATGAGCGAAATCATGGCGCACACCATCACGCTGCATCTGCTCGATGCACCCGGGCGCGTGCACCGATTCATGCGCAAGCACCCCGAGTTGGAAGACCGCATTCCCAGCAAGGAGCTTGCGTCGTATCTCAACCTCTCCGCAGAAACCCTTAGCCGCCTGCGCAAGCGCGGAAAGATCTAG
- a CDS encoding cytidylate kinase family protein, with translation MPVIALTQEMGSLAKDVSQRLAEQLGLEIMRHETIERVADRMQVPTSFIGRLRDGKAGFVERLTADKRSLALYTAEELFALADRGNVVLRGWGATCLLRPVPHVVCVRITRSMKNRVAWLMAHLETDDAEFAEAEIRRSDDAHAARMHAQFGVTWGDPVLYDLVLNTDRISVDSCVAQIRALVERPEFAETPASRALLANMTLAARVKSALKDDEATSDIRVTVEADQGKVKLSGIVLNAEERALTEDVASKVGGVSSVDNALRLMTVPRRFASSKQT, from the coding sequence ATGCCAGTGATTGCACTCACCCAGGAGATGGGCTCCCTCGCCAAGGACGTGTCGCAGCGCCTTGCCGAGCAGCTCGGCCTCGAGATCATGCGCCACGAGACGATCGAGCGCGTGGCCGACCGCATGCAGGTACCGACCAGCTTCATCGGCCGCCTGCGCGACGGCAAGGCCGGCTTTGTCGAACGGCTCACCGCCGACAAGCGCAGCCTCGCGCTCTACACGGCCGAAGAACTCTTTGCACTGGCGGACCGCGGCAACGTGGTGCTGCGCGGCTGGGGCGCCACCTGCCTGCTGCGGCCTGTGCCGCACGTGGTGTGCGTGCGCATCACCCGCTCGATGAAGAATCGCGTCGCATGGCTGATGGCGCACCTGGAAACCGACGACGCCGAGTTTGCCGAGGCCGAAATCCGGCGCAGCGACGACGCGCACGCGGCGCGCATGCATGCGCAGTTCGGCGTGACATGGGGCGACCCGGTGCTCTACGACCTGGTGCTCAACACAGATCGCATTTCGGTGGACAGCTGCGTGGCGCAGATCCGCGCGCTGGTCGAGCGGCCGGAGTTTGCCGAAACACCGGCCTCGCGCGCACTGCTGGCCAACATGACGCTTGCGGCGCGCGTGAAGTCGGCGCTGAAGGACGACGAGGCGACCAGCGACATCCGCGTGACCGTCGAGGCCGACCAGGGCAAGGTAAAGCTGAGCGGCATCGTTCTCAATGCGGAAGAGCGCGCGCTTACGGAGGACGTGGCCTCCAAAGTGGGCGGCGTAAGCAGCGTGGACAACGCGCTGCGCCTGATGACCGTTCCGCGCCGCTTCGCGTCGTCCAAGCAGACCTGA
- a CDS encoding tripartite tricarboxylate transporter permease translates to MEEISALLQGFSVILTPMNIGLMFVGIILGVLIGVLPGLGGANGVAILLPLTFTMSPTSAIIMLSCIYWGALFGGAITSILFNIPGEPWSVATTFDGYPMAQQGNAGAALTTAFTSSFIGALLAVIMITFLAPLVAKFALKFGSPEFFAVYLLTFCSFVGMGKGSPFKILASMALGFALASVGMDTVTGQLRLTFGQPELMRGFDFLIAVIGLFGIGEILLSMEEGLKFSGKTAKIDPKVVLQTWKQLPQYWVTSLRSSLIGIWMGITPGGATPASFMAYGLAKKMSKRGSKFGTGQMEGVVAPETAAHAAGTSALLPMLALGIPGSPTAAVLLGGLLIWGLQPGPLLFVEQKDFVWGLIASMYLGNIVGLIVVLSTVPLFASILRIPFSIIAPVIIVICAIGAYTVHNAMLDIWFMLGFGVVGYLFKKLDFPLAPLVLALVLGDKAEDSFRQAMLVSQGDVMIMFSNPLVGGITTLALVLLFWPLISKVLAFIKPKKPDEFAVERPVD, encoded by the coding sequence ATGGAAGAAATCAGCGCCCTGCTGCAGGGCTTCTCGGTGATCCTCACCCCCATGAACATCGGCCTGATGTTCGTCGGCATCATCCTGGGGGTACTGATCGGCGTGCTCCCGGGGCTCGGCGGCGCCAACGGCGTGGCCATTCTGCTGCCCCTCACGTTCACGATGTCGCCCACCTCGGCGATCATCATGCTGTCGTGCATCTACTGGGGGGCGCTGTTCGGCGGCGCCATCACCTCCATTCTGTTCAACATTCCGGGCGAGCCGTGGTCGGTGGCCACCACCTTCGACGGCTACCCGATGGCGCAGCAGGGCAATGCAGGCGCCGCGCTCACCACGGCGTTCACCTCGTCGTTCATCGGCGCGCTGCTGGCGGTGATCATGATCACCTTCCTGGCGCCGCTGGTGGCCAAGTTTGCGCTGAAGTTTGGCTCGCCCGAATTCTTTGCGGTGTACCTGCTCACCTTCTGCAGCTTCGTGGGCATGGGCAAGGGGTCGCCGTTCAAGATCCTGGCGTCCATGGCGCTCGGCTTTGCGCTGGCGAGCGTGGGCATGGATACGGTCACGGGCCAACTGCGACTCACCTTCGGCCAACCCGAGCTGATGCGAGGTTTCGACTTCCTGATTGCGGTGATCGGCCTGTTCGGCATCGGCGAAATCCTGCTGTCGATGGAAGAGGGCCTCAAGTTCTCCGGCAAGACCGCGAAGATCGATCCGAAGGTGGTGCTGCAGACCTGGAAGCAGCTGCCGCAGTACTGGGTCACGTCGCTGCGCAGTTCGCTCATCGGCATCTGGATGGGCATCACGCCCGGCGGCGCCACCCCGGCCTCGTTCATGGCCTATGGCCTGGCCAAGAAAATGTCCAAGCGCGGCTCCAAGTTCGGCACTGGCCAAATGGAAGGCGTGGTTGCGCCCGAGACCGCGGCGCACGCCGCAGGCACCAGCGCGCTGCTGCCGATGCTGGCGCTGGGCATTCCGGGTTCGCCCACGGCCGCAGTGCTGCTGGGCGGCCTGCTGATCTGGGGCCTGCAACCCGGGCCGCTGCTGTTCGTCGAGCAGAAAGACTTCGTCTGGGGGCTCATCGCCAGCATGTACCTGGGCAACATCGTCGGCCTCATCGTGGTGTTGAGCACGGTGCCGCTGTTCGCCTCGATCCTGCGCATTCCGTTCTCGATCATTGCGCCAGTAATCATCGTGATCTGCGCCATTGGCGCCTACACGGTGCACAACGCGATGCTCGACATCTGGTTCATGCTCGGCTTCGGCGTGGTGGGGTATCTGTTCAAGAAGCTCGACTTCCCGCTGGCGCCGCTGGTGCTGGCGCTGGTGCTCGGCGACAAGGCCGAAGACTCGTTCCGCCAGGCCATGCTGGTCTCGCAGGGCGATGTGATGATCATGTTCTCCAACCCGCTGGTCGGTGGCATCACCACCCTGGCGCTGGTGCTGCTGTTCTGGCCGCTGATCTCGAAGGTGCTGGCCTTCATCAAGCCGAAGAAGCCGGACGAGTTTGCCGTCGAGCGTCCCGTGGACTGA
- a CDS encoding tripartite tricarboxylate transporter TctB family protein encodes MEHDENSEGAARTGVATNVVEAVVAAVLLAIGLVVIVESQRLGSGWTSDGPGAGYFPFYIGAIIAISGAGILYQALLGKEKKTEIFVDSVQLKRVLSVLLPAIVYVLAISLLGLYLASAIYIALFMVFLGKYSWVKSVIAALVVNTVFFFMFEVWFKVPLFKGALDPLRFLGY; translated from the coding sequence ATGGAGCACGACGAGAATTCCGAAGGCGCGGCACGCACCGGCGTAGCGACCAACGTGGTCGAGGCGGTGGTTGCAGCGGTCCTGCTGGCAATAGGCCTTGTAGTCATCGTCGAGAGCCAGAGGCTGGGCTCCGGCTGGACCAGCGACGGCCCCGGCGCGGGTTACTTTCCCTTCTACATCGGCGCGATCATCGCGATCTCCGGCGCCGGCATCCTGTACCAGGCGCTGCTGGGCAAAGAGAAGAAGACCGAAATCTTCGTCGACTCCGTGCAGCTCAAGCGCGTGCTGTCGGTGCTTCTGCCGGCCATCGTGTACGTACTCGCAATCTCCTTGCTCGGGCTGTACCTGGCGTCGGCGATCTACATCGCGCTCTTCATGGTGTTTCTCGGCAAGTACTCGTGGGTGAAGAGCGTCATCGCGGCACTGGTCGTCAACACGGTTTTCTTCTTCATGTTCGAGGTGTGGTTCAAGGTGCCGCTGTTCAAGGGCGCTCTCGATCCCCTCCGATTCCTCGGCTACTGA
- a CDS encoding Bug family tripartite tricarboxylate transporter substrate binding protein, translating into MKNFFSRAHACRAKVFTAAMLALAATAPAAAWEPAKPVEFVIPAGTGGGADQMGRLLQGIVIKYKLMKEPLIVVNKSGGAGAEGFLAVKEAKGDPHKIIISLSNLFTTPMATGVPFNWKDMTPVAMLALDQFVLWTNAEQPYKSAAEYIAAAKAAGPSKFKMAGTGSKQEDQIITVALEKATGTKFIYVPFKGGGEVAVQLVGGHVQSTVNNPIEAVAQWRAGKLRALCVFDDERMPFKAKVTETQSWNDIPTCKEAGVPTKYTMLRGIFMAPGVTPEQRAFYVDLLTKIAATPDWKEYMEKGAFNPTFMTGEPFTKWLTEAEATHRTLMSEAGFLASSK; encoded by the coding sequence ATGAAGAACTTCTTTTCGCGTGCCCACGCTTGCCGGGCCAAAGTCTTTACCGCTGCCATGCTGGCACTCGCGGCCACTGCACCAGCTGCAGCATGGGAACCCGCCAAGCCGGTGGAGTTCGTGATTCCAGCGGGCACCGGCGGAGGCGCCGACCAGATGGGCCGATTGCTGCAGGGCATCGTCATCAAGTACAAGCTGATGAAAGAGCCGCTGATCGTCGTCAACAAGTCGGGAGGCGCGGGCGCCGAAGGCTTTCTGGCGGTGAAGGAAGCCAAGGGCGATCCGCACAAGATCATCATCTCGCTGTCGAACCTGTTCACCACGCCCATGGCCACCGGCGTGCCCTTCAACTGGAAGGACATGACGCCTGTAGCGATGCTGGCGCTCGACCAGTTCGTGCTGTGGACCAATGCCGAGCAGCCGTACAAGAGCGCCGCGGAGTACATCGCGGCAGCCAAGGCGGCGGGACCGAGCAAGTTCAAGATGGCTGGCACCGGCTCCAAGCAGGAAGACCAGATCATCACCGTGGCGCTCGAGAAGGCCACCGGCACCAAGTTCATCTATGTGCCGTTCAAGGGCGGCGGCGAAGTGGCGGTGCAGCTGGTGGGCGGCCATGTGCAGTCGACCGTGAACAACCCGATCGAGGCCGTGGCCCAGTGGCGCGCGGGCAAGCTGCGTGCGCTGTGCGTGTTCGACGACGAGCGCATGCCGTTCAAGGCCAAGGTGACCGAGACGCAGTCGTGGAACGACATTCCCACCTGCAAGGAAGCCGGTGTTCCCACCAAGTACACGATGCTGCGTGGCATCTTCATGGCCCCGGGCGTCACGCCCGAGCAGCGCGCTTTCTATGTCGACCTGCTGACCAAGATCGCAGCCACGCCCGACTGGAAGGAATACATGGAGAAGGGCGCGTTCAACCCGACGTTCATGACGGGCGAACCCTTCACCAAGTGGCTGACCGAAGCGGAAGCCACGCACCGCACGCTGATGAGCGAAGCCGGTTTCCTGGCCAGCAGCAAGTAG
- a CDS encoding alpha/beta fold hydrolase, whose product MLLHGFPSSAREFRDVIPELSQVAHVIAPDLPGFGQSDVLPSPSFAAFSDAILELLDRLAIKRRLIYLHDSGAAVGLQIAMRAPELVAGLVIQNANAHRTGFGPVWDAQLKLWSNPTKENEAAAAVELTFEFTREQYTGGLPEEVAATIRGGTWVEDWRVMNLPGRMETQRALIADYKNHAARFDVIAKYLKEWQPPALMLWGRHDPYFDIAETLSWMQDLPRMEAHVFDGGHFLLETHAAAAVALMLDFISRTQRGGI is encoded by the coding sequence CTGCTCCTGCACGGATTTCCGAGCTCCGCGCGCGAGTTTCGGGACGTCATACCCGAGCTGTCGCAAGTCGCTCATGTGATCGCGCCCGACCTTCCCGGCTTTGGCCAGTCCGATGTTCTGCCGTCGCCTTCATTTGCAGCGTTCAGCGATGCGATTCTCGAACTGCTGGATCGACTGGCGATCAAGCGTCGCTTGATCTACCTGCATGACTCGGGCGCGGCCGTCGGCCTTCAGATTGCCATGCGCGCGCCGGAGTTGGTTGCGGGGCTCGTCATCCAGAACGCGAACGCGCATCGAACCGGCTTCGGCCCCGTCTGGGACGCCCAATTGAAGCTCTGGTCGAATCCGACCAAGGAGAACGAGGCAGCCGCGGCCGTCGAACTGACCTTCGAGTTCACGCGCGAGCAATACACCGGCGGCCTGCCGGAAGAAGTCGCCGCCACGATCAGAGGCGGAACCTGGGTGGAGGACTGGAGGGTGATGAACCTTCCCGGGCGCATGGAAACCCAGCGCGCGCTCATTGCCGACTACAAGAACCACGCCGCGCGTTTCGATGTGATCGCGAAGTACCTGAAAGAATGGCAACCGCCCGCGCTCATGCTGTGGGGCCGTCACGACCCCTACTTCGATATCGCTGAAACGCTGTCGTGGATGCAGGACCTGCCGCGCATGGAAGCGCATGTTTTCGACGGCGGGCATTTCCTGCTCGAGACGCACGCGGCCGCTGCCGTGGCGCTCATGCTTGACTTCATCAGCCGCACGCAACGTGGCGGCATCTGA